The Mastomys coucha isolate ucsf_1 unplaced genomic scaffold, UCSF_Mcou_1 pScaffold13, whole genome shotgun sequence genome has a window encoding:
- the Cidea gene encoding cell death activator CIDE-A isoform X2, giving the protein METARDYAGALIRPLTFMGSQTKKVLLTPLIHPARPFRVSNHDRSSRRGVMASSLQELISKTLDVLVITTGLVTLVLEEDGTVVDTEEFFQTLRDNTHFMILEKGQKWTPGSKYVPVCNQPKKSGIARVTFDLYRLSPKDVLGCLNVKATMYEMYSVSYDIRCTSFKAMLRSLLRFVSYAAQVTGQFLVCAGAYMLRVLGDTEEQPSPKPSTKGWFM; this is encoded by the exons ATGGAGACTGCCAGGGACTACGCGGGAGCCCTCATCAG GCCCCTAACATTCATGGGATCACAAACTAAGAAGGTCCTGCTGACACCCCTCATACATCCAGCTCGCCCTTTTCGAGTTTCAAACCATGACCGAAGCAGTCGGCGTGGGGTGATGGCCAGCAGCCTGCAGGAACTTATCAGCAAG ACTCTGGATGTTTTGGTCATCACAACTGGCCTGGTCACACTGGTGCTGGAGGAAGATGGTACCGTGGTGGACACGGAGGAGTTCTTTCAGACCTTAAGGGACAACACGCACTTCATGATCTTGGAAAAGGGACAGAAATGGACACCG ggCAGTAAGTATGTCCCAGTTTGCAATCAACCAAAGAAATCAGGAATAGCCAGAGTCACCTTTGACCTATACAGGCTGAGTCCCAAGGACGTCCTTGGCTGTCTCAATGTCAAAGCCACGATGTACGAGATGTATTCAGTGTCCTACGACATCCGATGCACCAGCTTCAAGGCCATGTTAAG GAGTCTGCTGCGGTTTGTGTCCTACGCAGCGCAGGTGACGGGGCAGTTCCTGGTCTGCGCAGGCGCGTACATGCTCCGAGTCCTGGGCGATACGGAAGAGCAGCCCTCCCCCAAGCCTAGCACCAAAGGCTGGTTCATGTAA
- the Cidea gene encoding cell death activator CIDE-A isoform X3, with amino-acid sequence MRPLTFMGSQTKKVLLTPLIHPARPFRVSNHDRSSRRGVMASSLQELISKTLDVLVITTGLVTLVLEEDGTVVDTEEFFQTLRDNTHFMILEKGQKWTPGSKYVPVCNQPKKSGIARVTFDLYRLSPKDVLGCLNVKATMYEMYSVSYDIRCTSFKAMLRSLLRFVSYAAQVTGQFLVCAGAYMLRVLGDTEEQPSPKPSTKGWFM; translated from the exons ATGAG GCCCCTAACATTCATGGGATCACAAACTAAGAAGGTCCTGCTGACACCCCTCATACATCCAGCTCGCCCTTTTCGAGTTTCAAACCATGACCGAAGCAGTCGGCGTGGGGTGATGGCCAGCAGCCTGCAGGAACTTATCAGCAAG ACTCTGGATGTTTTGGTCATCACAACTGGCCTGGTCACACTGGTGCTGGAGGAAGATGGTACCGTGGTGGACACGGAGGAGTTCTTTCAGACCTTAAGGGACAACACGCACTTCATGATCTTGGAAAAGGGACAGAAATGGACACCG ggCAGTAAGTATGTCCCAGTTTGCAATCAACCAAAGAAATCAGGAATAGCCAGAGTCACCTTTGACCTATACAGGCTGAGTCCCAAGGACGTCCTTGGCTGTCTCAATGTCAAAGCCACGATGTACGAGATGTATTCAGTGTCCTACGACATCCGATGCACCAGCTTCAAGGCCATGTTAAG GAGTCTGCTGCGGTTTGTGTCCTACGCAGCGCAGGTGACGGGGCAGTTCCTGGTCTGCGCAGGCGCGTACATGCTCCGAGTCCTGGGCGATACGGAAGAGCAGCCCTCCCCCAAGCCTAGCACCAAAGGCTGGTTCATGTAA
- the Cidea gene encoding cell death activator CIDE-A isoform X1 has translation MRYWQPWSGWTGLLRSLESSWSARKESKLRSSGPLTFMGSQTKKVLLTPLIHPARPFRVSNHDRSSRRGVMASSLQELISKTLDVLVITTGLVTLVLEEDGTVVDTEEFFQTLRDNTHFMILEKGQKWTPGSKYVPVCNQPKKSGIARVTFDLYRLSPKDVLGCLNVKATMYEMYSVSYDIRCTSFKAMLRSLLRFVSYAAQVTGQFLVCAGAYMLRVLGDTEEQPSPKPSTKGWFM, from the exons ATGAGGTACTGGCAACCTTGGAGTGGCTGGACTGGGCTTCTCCGGAGCTTAGAATCCAGTTGGAGCGCTAGGAAGGAgtccaagctcaggtcctccGG GCCCCTAACATTCATGGGATCACAAACTAAGAAGGTCCTGCTGACACCCCTCATACATCCAGCTCGCCCTTTTCGAGTTTCAAACCATGACCGAAGCAGTCGGCGTGGGGTGATGGCCAGCAGCCTGCAGGAACTTATCAGCAAG ACTCTGGATGTTTTGGTCATCACAACTGGCCTGGTCACACTGGTGCTGGAGGAAGATGGTACCGTGGTGGACACGGAGGAGTTCTTTCAGACCTTAAGGGACAACACGCACTTCATGATCTTGGAAAAGGGACAGAAATGGACACCG ggCAGTAAGTATGTCCCAGTTTGCAATCAACCAAAGAAATCAGGAATAGCCAGAGTCACCTTTGACCTATACAGGCTGAGTCCCAAGGACGTCCTTGGCTGTCTCAATGTCAAAGCCACGATGTACGAGATGTATTCAGTGTCCTACGACATCCGATGCACCAGCTTCAAGGCCATGTTAAG GAGTCTGCTGCGGTTTGTGTCCTACGCAGCGCAGGTGACGGGGCAGTTCCTGGTCTGCGCAGGCGCGTACATGCTCCGAGTCCTGGGCGATACGGAAGAGCAGCCCTCCCCCAAGCCTAGCACCAAAGGCTGGTTCATGTAA